A single Bacteroidia bacterium DNA region contains:
- a CDS encoding ABC transporter permease, with product MIKNLIKTAFRNLYKDFGYSSLNILGLTIGITSALFLIIYVADEISYDRYNEKADRIYRVSSHITEPDDQFTWNVAQIPFGSQVVQDYPEVQSFVRFINFPRLLFKYNDKEFYEENFFYVDSTIFDIFTYKTIKGNPKAALLEPNKIVLTEKIANKYFGKTDPIGKSLIAGDKSYEVAGVIKDVPTNSHFRFNALASRKNLPKEIGSWGNFGVFTYLLFPEHFNVKAFETKIQGMYPKYMAPIFEKINIKIEYKLEPITRIHLYSTNAGEPEPTGSITYVYIFSIVALFLILIAAMNYMNLATARSSKRAREVGLRKVVGSRRSMLIFQFLSESTLFTIISLILSFIALALLLPKFNLLAGKSFDITILLNPTILLSLIAIIIAVGIFGGSYPAFYLSRFSPVTVFKGEITQGNAGNMFRKILVVIQFAISIAMIVCTLVVFKQLNFL from the coding sequence ATGATTAAAAATTTAATTAAGACCGCCTTTCGTAATCTATACAAGGATTTTGGCTATAGCAGCCTCAATATTCTTGGGTTAACCATTGGCATTACAAGCGCATTGTTCCTTATTATTTATGTTGCAGATGAGATTAGCTATGACAGGTACAACGAAAAGGCTGATAGAATCTATAGAGTATCATCGCACATCACCGAACCCGACGATCAATTTACTTGGAATGTTGCTCAAATACCTTTTGGTTCTCAAGTTGTGCAGGATTACCCAGAGGTTCAATCTTTTGTAAGATTCATAAATTTCCCCAGATTACTTTTTAAGTATAATGACAAGGAATTCTACGAGGAAAACTTTTTTTATGTTGATTCAACAATATTCGATATTTTCACTTATAAAACCATAAAAGGAAACCCCAAGGCTGCACTTCTTGAACCAAATAAAATAGTTCTTACTGAGAAAATTGCAAATAAATATTTTGGCAAAACAGATCCAATAGGTAAAAGCCTTATTGCTGGGGACAAGTCTTACGAAGTAGCAGGTGTAATTAAGGATGTCCCAACCAATTCACATTTTCGGTTTAATGCACTGGCCTCAAGGAAAAACCTCCCAAAAGAGATAGGAAGTTGGGGGAACTTTGGGGTATTTACCTATTTACTTTTCCCAGAACACTTTAATGTTAAGGCTTTTGAAACCAAAATACAAGGGATGTACCCCAAGTACATGGCACCAATATTTGAAAAGATAAATATTAAGATTGAATATAAACTTGAACCAATTACAAGAATACATTTATACTCAACAAATGCAGGAGAACCAGAACCAACAGGAAGTATTACCTATGTTTACATTTTTTCTATTGTTGCCCTGTTTCTAATACTAATTGCAGCGATGAACTACATGAACCTTGCCACTGCTCGATCATCAAAAAGAGCACGTGAAGTAGGACTCAGAAAAGTTGTAGGTTCTCGCCGAAGCATGTTAATATTCCAATTCCTATCAGAATCAACCTTATTTACAATTATATCATTAATATTAAGTTTTATTGCTCTAGCACTGCTACTGCCCAAGTTTAATCTACTGGCAGGTAAGTCATTCGACATAACCATTCTATTAAACCCAACTATACTGCTAAGTTTAATTGCAATTATTATTGCCGTAGGAATATTTGGAGGAAGTTACCCAGCCTTCTACCTTTCGAGGTTTAGCCCCGTAACCGTTTTTAAAGGTGAGATAACACAGGGCAATGCGGGTAATATGTTTCGTAAGATATTGGTAGTAATCCAATTTGCCATATCTATTGCAATGATAGTGTGTACACTTGTAGTTTTCAAACAACTTAATTTTCTAAA